The following DNA comes from Streptomyces globosus.
AGCAGGTCGACGGGGCCGGCCCAGCCCGGCAGGGCCCAGCGCAGGGCGCCGGGGGCCTGGGCGACGCCGGTGGGGTGCAGGCGGATGACCGGGGCGGAGGGTGCGGCGAGGGCGCCGAGCAGGTCGGCGACGCCGGAGGCGGCGGTTCCGGGGCCGGCGATGAGGACGGCGCGGGGGCGGCCGTCCGGGCGGAGTTCGCCGAGGCCGGCCTCGGCGGAGTGCCGGGCGGCGGTGCGGACCCTGGCGCCGGCCTCGGCTGCGCCGCGGAGCAGGCCGCGGCGGTCGGCGCGGGCGAGCTCCTCGGGTGCGTCGAGGAGCGTCTCGTCGAGCATGGCGGCCTCCGGCTGGGTCGATAGGGCGGGCGACTCGGGTGCTCGGGCGCCCGGCGCTGCGGCGGGCGCCCTGTACGGCGTACGGCCTGCGGCGTGGTCTGCGGGCCTGGGGGGCCGCTGGGCCGGCCGGCCGTGGGCGGCGGGGCCGGGGCGGGGCTCAGGCGGGGCGGCGGGCCTCGTCGACGAGGAGGACCGGGATGCCGTCGCGGACCGGGTAGGCGAGGCCGCAGTCCCGGCCGGTGCAGATCAGCTCGGGAGCCGTCTCGTCGGCC
Coding sequences within:
- a CDS encoding Trm112 family protein, whose protein sequence is MPLEAGLLEILACPACHSPLEDKSADETAPELICTGRDCGLAYPVRDGIPVLLVDEARRPA